The following proteins are encoded in a genomic region of Parachlamydiales bacterium:
- a CDS encoding DNA replication/repair protein RecF, producing MEVSKLTLFNVRVYERKSFEFSEKVNLISGANAQGKTTILEALFVCAVGRSFRTAQNSELVRRESPGFAIEIQYQKCSVEQEIKVCGSPAERYVVLNGTRQNISALQGGLTAVASTPDDIHLVKGSPSFRRDYLDLQLMQTDPLYSHHFKRYNKALKQRNSLLRLRSNDTLDNWEYELAHSAAYIIEKRLALLEALSPLCSAIYGHLVNSANSLTFKYKPGISLPAAAKTDLREHLRALWHTQRHRDMFAETTLSGPHKDDFTINLAEMDLRNFGSQGEQRTAALTLKLAEWEQIKHSHDGEKPLLLLDDIGYGLDAQRQQRLVVWLQGAGQVFLTTTHPDALLQSEGVRHFQTSLG from the coding sequence ATGGAAGTTAGTAAATTAACCCTTTTTAATGTAAGGGTTTATGAGCGCAAAAGCTTTGAATTCTCAGAGAAAGTCAATCTGATTTCAGGAGCTAACGCCCAGGGAAAGACAACTATACTAGAAGCTCTATTCGTTTGTGCTGTCGGAAGATCCTTCCGTACAGCACAAAACTCAGAACTAGTCCGACGAGAAAGTCCGGGCTTTGCCATAGAAATCCAGTATCAAAAATGCAGTGTTGAACAGGAAATCAAAGTTTGTGGTTCCCCCGCAGAACGCTATGTTGTATTGAATGGAACAAGGCAAAATATTAGTGCGCTTCAAGGGGGATTGACGGCTGTCGCTTCTACCCCGGATGATATTCATCTTGTAAAGGGGTCTCCCTCTTTCCGAAGAGATTATTTAGATCTCCAACTAATGCAAACAGATCCATTGTATAGCCACCATTTCAAAAGGTATAATAAGGCTTTAAAACAAAGAAATAGTTTGCTGCGGCTGCGCTCCAACGATACTTTGGACAATTGGGAATATGAACTTGCTCATTCTGCAGCCTATATCATCGAGAAACGTCTCGCCCTTTTAGAAGCGCTTTCACCCTTATGCAGTGCAATTTATGGCCACCTCGTCAACTCAGCCAATAGTTTAACTTTTAAATATAAACCGGGTATATCTTTGCCTGCTGCTGCAAAAACGGATTTGCGTGAGCATCTGCGCGCTTTATGGCATACGCAAAGACATAGGGATATGTTTGCTGAAACAACTCTTTCCGGGCCTCATAAAGATGACTTTACCATTAATCTGGCCGAGATGGATCTCCGAAACTTCGGCAGCCAAGGAGAGCAGCGGACAGCTGCCCTGACGTTAAAGTTGGCGGAATGGGAACAGATTAAACATAGTCATGATGGGGAGAAGCCCCTTCTATTGTTGGATGACATAGGATATGGTTTAGATGCGCAGCGCCAGCAAAGGCTGGTGGTGTGGCTCCAAGGGGCAGGTCAAGTCTTTCTTACGACGACGCATCCTGACGCACTTTTGCAGAGCGAAGGGGTGAGGCACTTTCAAACGTCTTTAGGATGA
- a CDS encoding BamA/TamA family outer membrane protein translates to MPILRLKIFILFMTICIFSHMTLCSLETYEVLFTGVEDPSTLQLLRSASQLVSLDKNPPSTAAALMRRAEADIPRFTKILQSMAYYDSSIELNIQLETSPAQVIFEVQLGEQFIFSAFDIVTKDENSPVCSCIDLKALEIVLNTPAYPKTILHAEDLLLTQFSAMGYPLCTIKDREVIADVGGQTVAVTITVETGPKSRFGPLSIIGSKNVCKDYFLKKIAWREGEFFDPCKVEETVRSMEASSLFSTINIRHAESIEEEDSLPIEIDVVESKHRSLGYGVGYSTMRSFGILGEYENRNERHQGERFKLTGAIWNNLYDGTYFYLVPDWRLRNQDLIWLIQAHHEVTKGYTETFHSASVSVERQFNPYLRTTYGLMFKNLVNWRSDNNGAFNLFKLPMSLKWVDVDDPVDPSYGYTVNLKVIPSFEIFDRPFAYCINLLTLSSYLPMSECGNMIFATKMTFGTIIGSSSRVIPPSERFYAGSEETLRGYRYLTVSPLGRSKHTHKKDDPLGGRSMMIFNFEMRRRITEDWGMVLFYDIGNVYNSVYPRWNNKQLQAVGAGARYHTPVGPLRLDIAFPLDRRKHLDRALEVYLSLGQTF, encoded by the coding sequence ATGCCCATTTTAAGACTAAAAATTTTCATCTTATTCATGACGATATGCATATTTTCACATATGACGTTGTGCTCGCTCGAAACATACGAAGTGCTTTTCACCGGTGTGGAGGATCCATCTACCCTGCAGCTCCTTCGTTCTGCCTCACAATTAGTTTCTCTGGATAAGAACCCCCCATCCACAGCAGCAGCCTTGATGAGACGCGCTGAGGCAGATATTCCCCGTTTCACTAAGATCCTGCAGAGTATGGCTTATTATGACTCCTCTATAGAATTAAACATCCAGCTGGAGACCTCTCCTGCTCAAGTCATCTTTGAAGTACAACTGGGCGAGCAATTTATTTTCTCCGCCTTTGACATTGTGACCAAGGATGAAAACTCCCCTGTCTGCTCCTGCATCGACTTGAAAGCTCTGGAAATTGTGCTTAATACTCCTGCTTATCCAAAGACAATCTTGCATGCGGAAGATCTGCTCTTAACTCAATTTTCAGCGATGGGTTATCCCTTATGCACCATCAAAGACCGTGAAGTGATCGCTGATGTGGGCGGACAAACTGTCGCGGTAACAATCACCGTCGAAACAGGGCCGAAGTCTAGGTTCGGTCCGCTTTCAATTATAGGCTCTAAAAACGTTTGTAAAGACTATTTCTTAAAAAAAATTGCCTGGAGGGAAGGAGAATTCTTCGACCCTTGCAAAGTTGAAGAAACAGTAAGGTCCATGGAAGCCTCCTCATTATTCAGTACGATCAACATACGCCATGCGGAAAGTATTGAAGAGGAAGATTCTCTGCCGATTGAAATCGATGTGGTAGAATCCAAACACCGCAGCTTAGGCTATGGTGTCGGTTATTCGACGATGCGCAGCTTCGGTATCCTCGGTGAATACGAGAACAGAAACGAGAGGCATCAAGGGGAACGCTTCAAACTGACAGGAGCTATCTGGAACAACCTCTACGACGGAACGTATTTTTATCTAGTCCCTGACTGGAGGCTGAGAAACCAGGACTTGATCTGGCTGATACAGGCACACCATGAGGTCACCAAAGGTTATACCGAAACATTTCATAGTGCCTCCGTCTCCGTAGAAAGGCAATTCAATCCCTATCTTCGCACTACCTACGGATTGATGTTTAAAAATCTTGTCAACTGGCGTTCGGATAACAACGGTGCTTTCAACCTCTTTAAACTACCGATGAGCTTAAAATGGGTAGATGTAGATGACCCCGTAGATCCTTCCTACGGGTATACAGTTAATTTAAAAGTCATCCCCTCATTTGAGATTTTTGATCGGCCTTTTGCTTACTGCATCAATCTTCTAACCCTAAGTTCTTACCTGCCTATGTCTGAATGCGGAAATATGATTTTCGCTACAAAGATGACATTCGGCACTATTATAGGATCAAGCAGCCGTGTAATTCCCCCTTCCGAAAGATTTTATGCAGGCTCGGAAGAGACACTGCGCGGATACCGCTATTTGACAGTCAGTCCCTTAGGGCGCAGTAAACATACTCATAAAAAAGATGACCCTCTCGGGGGTAGGTCTATGATGATCTTTAACTTTGAAATGCGCCGCCGTATTACCGAAGATTGGGGTATGGTCCTCTTTTATGATATAGGAAATGTTTATAACAGCGTTTATCCCCGCTGGAATAATAAACAACTGCAGGCGGTAGGTGCCGGGGCACGTTACCACACTCCCGTAGGCCCTCTTAGATTGGATATAGCTTTCCCCTTGGACCGAAGAAAACATTTGGATAGGGCTTTGGAAGTGTACTTGAGCTTAGGACAAACTTTTTAA
- the dnaN gene encoding DNA polymerase III subunit beta produces the protein MKFVISTQELNYVLSKIQNVVASKNTIPILGNVLIEAYNDEIIMTATDLTVGVRCVIEAKILQEGATTLPAKRLAQLVRELTVPNLEFSTNANDATEIIAGASRFKLNGMNKDEFPSLPDMEGSVQFIMKQADLKDMLYRTAFAVSREDNRFVLTGVYLKIENGVAIFIGTDGKRLSKVQKAISIDPEFKGGYILPLKAVDEVLKTLTDEGDAKVFLMPDKVAIEASGTTIVTKLLAGDYPDVNRVIPVSPGTVVSLHRDELMALLRQISLFTIDTNHSVKFTFIPGELTLAANTSDIGEGRVRMPVDYHGEKLEIAFNPNYYLDILRHCKKERVLLGVDDPFNPGVITDQEEAPLLTNSPVPLFILMPMRLSEE, from the coding sequence ATGAAATTTGTAATCTCGACACAAGAGCTCAATTATGTATTGAGCAAAATTCAAAACGTCGTCGCTTCTAAAAACACCATCCCTATCTTAGGGAATGTCCTGATAGAAGCTTATAATGACGAAATTATCATGACGGCGACTGACTTAACCGTCGGGGTGCGCTGTGTCATTGAAGCAAAAATCCTCCAAGAGGGAGCAACTACTCTTCCAGCGAAAAGGCTGGCTCAACTCGTACGAGAATTAACTGTACCAAACTTAGAATTCAGTACCAATGCTAATGATGCAACCGAAATTATCGCAGGCGCTTCCCGCTTTAAGCTCAATGGCATGAATAAAGATGAATTCCCCTCACTGCCTGATATGGAAGGTTCAGTCCAATTCATTATGAAGCAAGCTGATCTAAAAGATATGCTCTACAGAACTGCTTTTGCTGTTTCACGCGAAGATAACCGTTTTGTTTTGACCGGTGTCTACTTGAAAATTGAGAATGGGGTCGCAATATTTATCGGAACAGATGGGAAGAGACTTTCTAAAGTACAAAAAGCGATTAGCATCGATCCCGAATTTAAAGGCGGATATATTCTGCCTCTAAAAGCTGTGGATGAAGTGTTAAAGACACTTACTGATGAAGGCGACGCGAAGGTTTTCCTAATGCCGGATAAAGTCGCCATCGAAGCTTCCGGTACGACCATAGTTACAAAGCTTCTTGCCGGAGACTATCCGGATGTAAATAGAGTTATACCAGTTTCCCCAGGCACTGTGGTTTCCCTTCATCGCGATGAGCTTATGGCTCTGCTACGTCAGATCTCACTCTTTACTATTGATACAAACCATTCAGTTAAATTTACTTTTATTCCCGGAGAACTGACTCTAGCTGCCAATACCTCTGATATTGGCGAAGGCCGAGTAAGAATGCCTGTAGACTATCACGGCGAAAAGCTGGAAATAGCATTCAACCCTAACTACTACTTAGATATTCTGCGCCATTGTAAAAAAGAGCGCGTTCTTCTAGGTGTAGACGATCCTTTTAATCCCGGCGTCATTACAGACCAAGAAGAGGCTCCCTTACTGACAAACTCGCCTGTGCCTTTATTTATCCTGATGCCTATGAGGTTGTCAGAAGAATAG